A genomic stretch from Falco cherrug isolate bFalChe1 chromosome 1, bFalChe1.pri, whole genome shotgun sequence includes:
- the AUP1 gene encoding lipid droplet-regulating VLDL assembly factor AUP1 isoform X1 → MEPPAAPGPERLFDSHRFPTDGFLLLALLLYAPVGLCLLVLRLFIGVHVFLVSCALPDSVLRRFIVRVMCSVLGLFVRQSDPRLRDVNVRVYIANHVTQFDHNVINLLTSCNTPALNGAPGFICWSRGFMELGVTGSRAELVDSLKAYSSHRGNPPLLLFPEEAATNGRAGLLRFSSWPFSILDVVQPVALQVQRPLITVSVADSSWITELLWTFFVPFTIYQVRWMPSVPRRAEELSEDFALRVQELLAMELGVVSTRLTAADKTEHMKRLRHTSLLHFAPASSQPLAARPRIPSSLTGVAPEDVRIMAMAQRVKEVLPHVPLEVIRIDLAQTNCVDTTIANLLEGRVPFFPESKEAGTDLPAPSTSQAAAASGVQGSIAVPSSKPATMQFAKSPVERHLSLQERKRALYDYARRRFAEKHGAARPGGSP, encoded by the exons ATGGAGCCTCCTGCGGCCCCGGGCCCCGAGCGGCTCTTCGACTCGCACCG GTTTCCGACTGATGGGTTTCTGCTTCTGGCCCTGCTGCTCTACGCACCTGTGGGGCTCTGCCTCCTCGTCCTGCGCCTCTTCATTGGTGTACATGTCTTTCTGGTCAGCTGCGCCCTGCCTGACAGCGTGCTGCGACG GTTTATTGTACGTGTGATGTGTTCAGTGCTGGGCTTATTTGTGCGGCAAAGTGATCCCCGGCTTCGTGATGTCAATGTGAGGGTGTATATCGCCAACCACGTGACACAGTTCGATCACAATGTCATCAACCTTCTGACCTCATGTAATACG CCTGCGTTGAATGGTGCCCCTGGTTTCATCTGCTGGTCACGAGGATTCATGGAGCTGGGAGTAACAGGAAGCCGAGCAGAGCTGGTGGATTCGCTGAAGGCATATTCATCCCACAGAGGAAACCCACcgctgctgctgttcccagaGGAGGCTGCCACCAATGGCCGGGCTGGCTTGCTCCGTTTCAG ctcttGGCCGTTCTCAATCTTGGATGTGGTACAGCCAGTTGCCCTACAAGTTCAGAGGCCTTTGATCACTGTG AGCGTGGCTGACTCCTCCTGGATTACAGAGCTGCTCTGGACCTTCTTTGTTCCCTTCACAATATATCAAGTAAG GTGGATGCCGTCTGTCCCCAGACGAGCTGAAGAACTGAGTGAGGATTTTGCGCTCCGAGTTCAGGAG ctcttgGCCATGGAGCTGGGTGTGGTATCCACACGGCTCACTGCAGCAGATAAAACTGAACACATGAAGAGGCTGAGACACACATCGCTTCTCCACTTTGCCCCAG CCTCGagccagcccctggcagccaggCCCAGGATACCTTCCAGCCTGACTGGTGTTGCTCCTGAGGATGTGCGGATCATGGCAATGGCACAGCGGGTCAAGGAGGTGCTGCCTCATGTGCCTCTGGAGGTCATCAGGATAGACCTGG CCCAAACCAACTGTGTGGATACCACTATTGCCAACTTGCTGGAGGGGAGAGTACCCTTCTTTCCTGAAAGTAAGGAGGCTGGTACTGACCTGCCTGCCCCGTCTAcctcccaggctgcagctgcttctggtgTCCAGGGCTCCATAGCTGTGCCTTCTTCCAAG CCAGCTACAATGCAATTTGCAAAGTCCCCTGTGGAGCGGCACCTGTCCTTGCAGGAGCGGAAACGAGCGTTGTATGACTATGCCAGGAG
- the AUP1 gene encoding lipid droplet-regulating VLDL assembly factor AUP1 isoform X2, whose product MEPPAAPGPERLFDSHRFPTDGFLLLALLLYAPVGLCLLVLRLFIGVHVFLVSCALPDSVLRRFIVRVMCSVLGLFVRQSDPRLRDVNVRVYIANHVTQFDHNVINLLTSCNTPALNGAPGFICWSRGFMELGVTGSRAELVDSLKAYSSHRGNPPLLLFPEEAATNGRAGLLRFSSWPFSILDVVQPVALQVQRPLITVSVADSSWITELLWTFFVPFTIYQLLAMELGVVSTRLTAADKTEHMKRLRHTSLLHFAPASSQPLAARPRIPSSLTGVAPEDVRIMAMAQRVKEVLPHVPLEVIRIDLAQTNCVDTTIANLLEGRVPFFPESKEAGTDLPAPSTSQAAAASGVQGSIAVPSSKPATMQFAKSPVERHLSLQERKRALYDYARRRFAEKHGAARPGGSP is encoded by the exons ATGGAGCCTCCTGCGGCCCCGGGCCCCGAGCGGCTCTTCGACTCGCACCG GTTTCCGACTGATGGGTTTCTGCTTCTGGCCCTGCTGCTCTACGCACCTGTGGGGCTCTGCCTCCTCGTCCTGCGCCTCTTCATTGGTGTACATGTCTTTCTGGTCAGCTGCGCCCTGCCTGACAGCGTGCTGCGACG GTTTATTGTACGTGTGATGTGTTCAGTGCTGGGCTTATTTGTGCGGCAAAGTGATCCCCGGCTTCGTGATGTCAATGTGAGGGTGTATATCGCCAACCACGTGACACAGTTCGATCACAATGTCATCAACCTTCTGACCTCATGTAATACG CCTGCGTTGAATGGTGCCCCTGGTTTCATCTGCTGGTCACGAGGATTCATGGAGCTGGGAGTAACAGGAAGCCGAGCAGAGCTGGTGGATTCGCTGAAGGCATATTCATCCCACAGAGGAAACCCACcgctgctgctgttcccagaGGAGGCTGCCACCAATGGCCGGGCTGGCTTGCTCCGTTTCAG ctcttGGCCGTTCTCAATCTTGGATGTGGTACAGCCAGTTGCCCTACAAGTTCAGAGGCCTTTGATCACTGTG AGCGTGGCTGACTCCTCCTGGATTACAGAGCTGCTCTGGACCTTCTTTGTTCCCTTCACAATATATCAA ctcttgGCCATGGAGCTGGGTGTGGTATCCACACGGCTCACTGCAGCAGATAAAACTGAACACATGAAGAGGCTGAGACACACATCGCTTCTCCACTTTGCCCCAG CCTCGagccagcccctggcagccaggCCCAGGATACCTTCCAGCCTGACTGGTGTTGCTCCTGAGGATGTGCGGATCATGGCAATGGCACAGCGGGTCAAGGAGGTGCTGCCTCATGTGCCTCTGGAGGTCATCAGGATAGACCTGG CCCAAACCAACTGTGTGGATACCACTATTGCCAACTTGCTGGAGGGGAGAGTACCCTTCTTTCCTGAAAGTAAGGAGGCTGGTACTGACCTGCCTGCCCCGTCTAcctcccaggctgcagctgcttctggtgTCCAGGGCTCCATAGCTGTGCCTTCTTCCAAG CCAGCTACAATGCAATTTGCAAAGTCCCCTGTGGAGCGGCACCTGTCCTTGCAGGAGCGGAAACGAGCGTTGTATGACTATGCCAGGAG